The genomic region TTCTTTACAGGTCATGGGGAGTAGATGTAATAGGTATGACAAATGCAACTGAAGCTAAACTGGCAAGAGAGGCTGAGATGTGTTATGCGACCATTGCAATGTCAACAGATTACGATTGCTGGCATGAAAGTGAGGAAGCAGTAAACGTTGAAATGCTGATTGAAAACCTAAATAAAAACGCTCAGAACGCCAAGAGAATAATCAAAGAGGCTCTCAAGATTATTCCCATAGAAAGAACTGGGTGTGAATGCAAGGATGCCTTGAAAACTTCCCTTATAACCAGAGCTGATTTAATTCCTCAGGAAACAAAGGAAAAAGTGGAATTGATAATAAAAAAATACATAAAATGACACTCCTTGTTGCTGGATCAGTTGCTTTCGACACAGTTGAAACGCCTTATGGAAAAAGAGAAGATATATTAGGTGGTTCTGCAACTTACTTTGCTTTGTCAGCAAGATTTTTTACAAAGCCAAGAATCGTAGCTGTAGTGGGAACCGATTTTGATGAAAAGTATTTAAACCTGTTTAAAAAAAATGGAATTGACATTCAGGGACTTGAGATAAAGGAAGGCAAAACATTCAGATGGTCAGGGGTTTACAGTGATGATTTGAACAGAAGAACAACTCTTAGAACAGATTTAAATGTTTTTGAAAAATTTTCTCCAGAGCTAAAAGATGAGTTAGCAAAATCAACAACAATTTTTCTGGCCAATATTCAGCCTGACCTCCAGCTTAAAATTTTAGAACAAATGAAAAATCCGAAAATAATAGCTCTTGATACCATGAATCACTGGATTACAGGACAGAAAGATTTTCTCATCGAAGCAATTGAACAATCGAACATTTTTTTTGTAAATGATGAGGAAGCTTTTCTTTTATCAGGAGAGCGAAATGCAGCTAAAGCTTGTAAAAAAATTATGAATTGGGGACCTGAAATAATAATATATAAAAAGGGAGAACATGGGTCGATTATTTTTTATAAAGACAAAGTTTTTGCAATTCCAGGATTTCCTGTTGAAGATGCAAAAGATCCTACAGGAGCTGGAGATTCTTTTGCAGGAGGTCTCCTCGGGTTTATTGATATGCAGGGAGAATTGAACTGGGAAATAATTAAAAAAGGAGCTGTATGGGGAACTATAATTGCTTCATTTACCGTGGAAGATTTTGGACCTGAAAAACTTTTAAATATAGATAAGAATAACTTAAAAGACAGGTTAAATCAGTTTCGGAAGATGACTTATTTTTAGCATGGAAAATATTCTTAGATTAAAAGAAAGAAAACTTGCAAAAATACTGAAAAATATGGGTTCAATTTTAGTGGCTTTCTCCGGTGGGGTAGACAGTTCATTCCTCCTTGCTTTTAGTCGCAGAGTATTGGGGAATAAAAATGTCCTTGGAGTCACGACAATCAGTGAAGTTGAGTCTGAAGATGAAATTAGGGAGGCAAAAAAAATTGGAGAAAAACTCAATGTGAAACATATTATCTATAAATATTCTGCGCTTGAAAATCCTGAGTTTGTAAAAAACCCTCCCAACAGGTGTTATTTTTGTAAAACTGACATATATAAATCTCTTCTGAAAATTGCTGAAGAGAATAACATCAAATGGGTCGCTGATGGATCTCATTCAGATGATATAAGAGATGGAAGACCTGGGTTGAAAGCTTTAAAAGAAATGAATATAAGAAGTCCCCTTGCAGAAGCAGGCCTGAAGAAAGAAGAAATAAGAAAGCTCTCAAAAAAGATGAATCTTCCCACCTGGAACAAACCTGCAAATCCATGCCTTTCTTCGAGAATTCCATTTGGTACACCAATAACAGAAGAAGCAATATCAAGGATAGATAAAGGAGAGAGATTTTTAAAATCATTAGGATATAAAGTATTCAGATTAAGGGATCACTTTCCAATTGCAAGGATTGAAATTGAAAAAAAAGAATTTCAAAAAATCCTTAAAAAACCAGGATTATCAAAAAAAATTGTGGACTTCATGAAATCCCTTGGATACACTTATATAACTCTTGACCTTGAAGGCTATAGAAGCGGAAGCCTTGAAGAAACTTTAAATAAGAATTTATCCTTACACTCATCAGAACAAAAATAGTAATCTTTTCCATTTATTACTTTGTGAATTGCATCCTCCTTTGGAAGATAGGTATTACAAACCTCATCCTTTACCATCTCTCTCCTTTCTCTTATGTGCTTTCTTACCTTCTCTTTCCTTTCAGGAAAAAAAATTTGTTTCAATATGAGCCATCCTATATACACAAGAATTAGAAAAAATATAAATCTTATTACAAACCTCATTTATTCTCTAACTTAACCATTCCTGCAATTTCCAGCACTTTAATATAATTTTCCACATCCTTTAAGTCAAGAGATCCGTATTCGGCACTCACGGCATTTCTTATGTCAAGTATGCTTCTTTTTCCATCGATGAAATTTCTTACTTCAAACTCTGCTGCTCCCAGATTGTATTTTGGAAGGTCTTTTTTATCTTTGAGTTGTTCCCTGAATGTAAAGAAATTAAAAAAACCCTGCATTTTTTCTGTTCTGACTGGAATTATTTTACCCAATCTATTCTCTTCAGCTGAAAGAGTGAGTTTTTTCATTTCTACATTCCTGAGTTTTCCAAGGAAAATATAATGATTCTTTAAATCCTCATTCAATGATAAACCTTTAGTTTTTAAACTTTCTATTTTACTTTTCAAGTATAAATTCAAGCCCTTATTTCCTTTTATAAAGAATGAAACTGAATTCAACGCTTCAGACTCTCTAATTATAGCCTGTTTCAGAATATTATCTGCTTCTTTATAATTTAAAAAAAGTTCCTCTGGTCTACTATCATTCAGCAATTGAAATGCCCTCCGGATTTCCTCTCCGATCCTTAACAAGGCTCTTCCATATACCTCTCCGATTATTTTTAAAACCTCATCATCT from Acidobacteriota bacterium harbors:
- a CDS encoding YHS domain-containing protein, with protein sequence MRFVIRFIFFLILVYIGWLILKQIFFPERKEKVRKHIRERREMVKDEVCNTYLPKEDAIHKVINGKDYYFCSDECKDKFLFKVSSRLPLL
- a CDS encoding PfkB family carbohydrate kinase, which produces MTLLVAGSVAFDTVETPYGKREDILGGSATYFALSARFFTKPRIVAVVGTDFDEKYLNLFKKNGIDIQGLEIKEGKTFRWSGVYSDDLNRRTTLRTDLNVFEKFSPELKDELAKSTTIFLANIQPDLQLKILEQMKNPKIIALDTMNHWITGQKDFLIEAIEQSNIFFVNDEEAFLLSGERNAAKACKKIMNWGPEIIIYKKGEHGSIIFYKDKVFAIPGFPVEDAKDPTGAGDSFAGGLLGFIDMQGELNWEIIKKGAVWGTIIASFTVEDFGPEKLLNIDKNNLKDRLNQFRKMTYF
- the larE gene encoding ATP-dependent sacrificial sulfur transferase LarE, with the protein product MENILRLKERKLAKILKNMGSILVAFSGGVDSSFLLAFSRRVLGNKNVLGVTTISEVESEDEIREAKKIGEKLNVKHIIYKYSALENPEFVKNPPNRCYFCKTDIYKSLLKIAEENNIKWVADGSHSDDIRDGRPGLKALKEMNIRSPLAEAGLKKEEIRKLSKKMNLPTWNKPANPCLSSRIPFGTPITEEAISRIDKGERFLKSLGYKVFRLRDHFPIARIEIEKKEFQKILKKPGLSKKIVDFMKSLGYTYITLDLEGYRSGSLEETLNKNLSLHSSEQK